From a region of the Mytilus galloprovincialis chromosome 3, xbMytGall1.hap1.1, whole genome shotgun sequence genome:
- the LOC143066225 gene encoding uncharacterized protein LOC143066225 translates to MFMEATSLDNEPGVDPFENCLTIASACNFVFRRNFLKYDSIGIKHPNGYKPQQKQSIKAIQWLQYISERDGIDITHARNRGEKQIGPFLVDGYHETSDGEKLVYEFHGCFWHACPKCFAMSTMNSVTGTSMSDLYQRTLDKRSFLEKNGCKYICIWECEFDKEVGSDTDLNKYVKSHTLHYPLEPREAFYGGRTEAFTMYTEESIHYYNVTKNKTGKIPLGHPLMITENLKSIDKYEGLVKCKIIPPRNLYLPVLPARLRGKLMFGLCLTCMGDCLTENCCHDVDSMALTGTWLWGKFGQRLNLPRTTYLTDPAVYFDILTSDGHGLDY, encoded by the exons ATGTTCATGGAAGCTACTTCACTTGATAATGAGCCTGGTGTTGATCCCTTTGAGAATTGTTTAACAATAGCGTCAGCATGTAATTTTGTCTTCCGTAGAAACTTCCTTAAGTACGATAGTATTGGCATTAAACACCCAAATGGATATAAACCTCAACAAAAACAGTCTATCAAAGCAATTCAATGGCTACAATATATTTCGGAAAGAGATGGTATTGATATCACGCATGCAAGAAATAGAGGAGAAAAACAGATCGGTCCGTTTCTTGTTGATGGATACCACGAGACTTCCGATGGCGAAAAGTTAGTATACGAGTTTCATGGTTGCTTCTGGCATGCTTGTCCTAAATGCTTTGCTATGTCAACAATGAATTCAGTAACTGGTACATCTATGTCTGATTTATATCAAAGAACACTCGATAAGAGAAGTTTTCTTGAAAAGAATGGATGTAAATACATCTGTATTTGGGAATGTGAGTTCGACAAAGAAGTTGGAAGTGATACAGATCTAAATAAGTATGTGAAGAGCCATACTTTGCATTATCCTCTGGAACCAAGGGAAGCATTTTACGGAGGGCGGACTGAAGCATTTACAATGTATACAGAAGAAAGCATACACTATTATAACGTAACTAAAAACAAAACAGGAAAGATTCCACTTGGCCACCCTTTGATGATCACAGAAAATCTTAAGAGCATCGATAAATACGAAGGGTTGGTCAAATGTAAAATCATCCCTCCAAGAAATCTATATCTCCCCGTTCTTCCTGCTAGGCTGAGAGGAAAGCTAATGTTTGGATTATGTCTGACTTGTATGGGTGACTGTTTAACTGAAAACTGTTGTCACGACGTTGATAGCATGGCCTTGACAGGTACTTGG ctCTGGGGAAAGTTTGGTCAACGATTGAATTTACCGCGTACAACATATTTAACAGATCCTGCTGTTTATTTTGATATCCTGACTAGTGACGGTCATGGCCTTGACTACTAA